From uncultured Roseateles sp., the proteins below share one genomic window:
- a CDS encoding PAS domain S-box protein, protein MDRFSSISPIGSAGAAPEGQPGRRMAVWAIPALVLAIGLALTVLGVYWFRSGLEVEARARYERQAARIEDDLQRRFNLPVYGLNGLRGLYAANSRVGREAFRDFVESRNLRVEFPGVRGFGFIERVKRADVDTFVAAERADEAPDFELRYSAGGEDLYIAKFIEPLSSNRAAWGFDIGSEPVRREALERAMRSGEPTLSGRITLVQDGKKGPGFLYVVPVWRRHADAAGQRLDLLRGFLYAPIVVGELCTGIVDVADMQLDFELFDAGQVDPTRLLFDTGLQVDGDPGAVPRVGTQPRLFQSTRYISVGGRTLALRTSTTPAFERGLDQTTATLLGGAGALLSSLLALAAWLLVSGRARAESLAAEMTADLERLATVVRHTSNSVAILDPQRHIVWVNDGFERLFGFSLAEARGRKPGDLTHREGLDPDQMQLLRELLDKGQAFRGELQKRSKDGREIWTHAEVQPLHDAQGRLTGFMSIESDITEQKVAKTRLEAALRDTDVLLRTINSHAIVSVTDRRGLILEANTALVQISGHGLQELLGQDHRLLSSGQHPRAFWVEVWRTIASGRSWRGEICNRAKDGRLYWVDSIIAPFLNAQGRIEKYVAISNDITASKTAAAELALQRERLANIIEGTHVATWEWNVQTGVSHFNERWAEIVGYTLDELQPTSIQTWLKLAHPDDLARGQALLQRHFDGELDYYEVETRTRHKDGRWMWVLGRGRLSTRTPDGKPEWMVGTHMDITQRKLAEQALQQTLQRFVLAADSAGIGVWEMDCRQRTLSWDDWMYRLYGRHRTGELAPFSLWSDSVHPEDLGAAQAALARAISGEREFDTEFRILWPNGEVRHLRASARVVRDASGQAERVIGINFDITARKRAELELGQTSALLSSVLDSASEVAVIGTDMDLKITVFNIGAQRLLGYSAQEVVGRCTPEIFHDPAEIEARLQQLSQETGRTVRGRGVFVDPAAIGREHEWTYVGKNGQRTEVAVTVTAMVAADGQPLGYLGVAHDVTRQKTYQNSLKVAMQKAEQANLAKSQFLANMSHELRTPMNAILGMLQLLQKTPLTTRQWDYTRKTEGAARSLLGLLNDILDFSKVEAGKMSLAPHPFRTDTLLRELSVILSGNLGRKNIELVFDIDPALPPVLVGDALRLQQVLINLGGNAIKFTEQGEVVVGLRVLERLPGAVRLLLLVRDTGIGIAEADQRHIFEAFAQAEASTTRRFGGTGLGLSISQRLVQMMGGELRLSSEPGRGSSFHFELELPVAEDALPRLANRADAGPLRALIVDDNAIAREVLGEMARAMLWQVEVASSGPQALEMVQARLGGPQAYQLVLLDWQMPGMDGWETNQRLRELCAAQPMPLVVMITAHGREMLAERGAEEQALLQGFLVKPVTASMLLDAVVDAQARAAQPSLVPAPPQALGTPAGAGRLQRLRLLVVEDNANNRQVAQELLRDEGAEVQVATQGQEGVDAVLASLAPGGRPFDAVLMDVQMPVLDGYGATAAIRRQPGAQTLPIIAMTANAMPADRQACLDAGMSDHVGKPFDLDQLVACLLRHKTQGAVLAVADAAPPPPAQHFDLAIDVEAALARMGGNRRIYLRVLESFQHNLALLPDQLAVLLGGGAASASEPLAEAMNALHSLKGIAGTLGLNALADCAAAAEQTLRQPIAEAQAAEVLTTVQAAVQQGLQDIAVLLPAMRERQAEAAAK, encoded by the coding sequence ATGGACCGCTTCAGCTCCATCAGCCCCATCGGCTCAGCTGGCGCCGCGCCCGAGGGTCAGCCCGGCCGGCGCATGGCCGTGTGGGCGATTCCGGCCCTGGTGCTGGCCATAGGCCTGGCCCTGACGGTGCTGGGGGTGTACTGGTTCCGGTCCGGACTCGAGGTCGAGGCCCGTGCGCGCTACGAGCGCCAGGCCGCGCGCATCGAGGACGATTTGCAGCGCCGCTTCAATCTGCCGGTCTACGGCCTGAACGGCTTGCGCGGCCTGTATGCGGCCAACAGCCGGGTCGGCCGCGAGGCCTTCCGCGATTTCGTCGAGTCGCGCAATCTGCGCGTCGAGTTTCCGGGAGTGCGGGGTTTTGGCTTCATCGAACGGGTCAAGCGTGCGGACGTCGACACATTCGTTGCCGCCGAGCGCGCGGATGAGGCGCCCGATTTCGAGCTGCGCTACAGCGCCGGTGGCGAGGACCTCTACATTGCCAAGTTCATCGAGCCGCTGAGCAGCAACCGCGCCGCCTGGGGCTTCGACATTGGTTCCGAGCCGGTGCGCCGCGAAGCGCTGGAGCGTGCCATGCGCAGCGGTGAGCCGACCTTGAGCGGTCGCATCACCCTGGTGCAGGACGGCAAGAAAGGCCCGGGCTTCCTGTATGTCGTGCCGGTCTGGCGGCGGCACGCGGATGCGGCGGGGCAGCGGCTCGATCTGCTGCGCGGCTTTCTGTATGCGCCCATCGTCGTCGGCGAGCTCTGTACCGGCATCGTCGATGTGGCCGATATGCAGCTCGATTTCGAGCTCTTCGATGCCGGCCAGGTGGATCCGACGCGGCTGCTGTTCGACACCGGCCTGCAGGTCGACGGCGATCCCGGCGCCGTGCCGCGCGTCGGCACCCAGCCGCGCCTGTTCCAGAGCACGCGCTACATCAGCGTGGGCGGGCGCACCCTGGCCCTGCGCACCAGCACAACACCGGCCTTCGAGCGCGGGCTGGACCAGACCACCGCCACCCTGCTGGGGGGCGCCGGCGCCTTGCTGAGCAGCCTGCTGGCGCTGGCGGCCTGGCTGCTGGTGTCGGGCCGCGCCCGTGCCGAATCACTGGCGGCGGAGATGACGGCCGATCTGGAGCGTCTGGCCACCGTCGTGCGCCACACCTCCAACTCGGTGGCGATACTGGACCCGCAGCGCCACATCGTCTGGGTCAATGATGGCTTCGAGCGCCTGTTCGGATTCAGCCTGGCCGAGGCGCGCGGCCGCAAGCCGGGCGACCTGACGCACCGCGAGGGCCTCGACCCCGACCAGATGCAGTTGCTGCGCGAGTTGCTGGACAAGGGCCAGGCCTTCCGCGGCGAGCTGCAAAAGCGCAGCAAGGACGGCCGCGAGATCTGGACCCACGCCGAGGTGCAGCCGCTGCACGACGCCCAGGGACGCCTGACCGGTTTCATGTCGATCGAGTCGGACATCACCGAGCAGAAGGTGGCCAAGACGCGGCTGGAGGCGGCGCTGCGCGACACCGATGTGCTGCTGCGCACGATCAACTCGCACGCCATCGTCTCGGTCACCGACCGGCGCGGCCTGATCCTCGAGGCCAATACGGCCCTGGTTCAGATCAGCGGCCATGGGCTGCAGGAGTTGCTGGGCCAGGACCACCGCCTGCTCAGCTCGGGCCAGCATCCGCGGGCCTTCTGGGTCGAGGTCTGGCGCACCATTGCCAGCGGCCGCTCCTGGCGGGGCGAGATATGCAACCGCGCCAAGGATGGGCGGCTGTACTGGGTGGACAGCATCATCGCCCCGTTCCTGAACGCCCAGGGGCGGATCGAGAAATACGTCGCCATCAGCAACGACATCACCGCCAGCAAGACGGCCGCCGCCGAGCTGGCCCTGCAGCGCGAGCGCCTGGCCAACATCATCGAGGGCACGCACGTCGCCACCTGGGAGTGGAATGTGCAGACCGGGGTCAGCCACTTCAACGAGCGCTGGGCCGAGATCGTCGGCTACACGCTGGACGAACTGCAGCCGACCAGCATCCAGACTTGGCTGAAGCTGGCCCATCCGGACGATCTGGCGCGCGGCCAGGCCCTGCTGCAGCGCCATTTCGATGGCGAACTGGATTACTACGAGGTCGAGACGCGCACCCGCCACAAGGATGGCCGCTGGATGTGGGTGCTGGGGCGCGGCCGCCTGTCCACCCGCACGCCCGATGGCAAGCCCGAGTGGATGGTCGGCACGCACATGGACATCACCCAGCGCAAGCTGGCCGAGCAGGCCTTGCAGCAGACCCTGCAACGCTTCGTGCTGGCCGCCGACTCGGCCGGCATCGGCGTCTGGGAAATGGATTGCCGCCAGCGCACCTTGAGCTGGGACGACTGGATGTACCGGCTCTACGGCCGCCACCGGACTGGCGAGCTGGCGCCGTTCAGCCTGTGGTCGGACAGCGTGCACCCCGAGGATCTGGGCGCCGCACAGGCCGCGTTGGCACGCGCGATCAGCGGCGAGCGCGAGTTCGACACCGAGTTCCGCATCCTCTGGCCCAACGGCGAGGTGCGGCATTTGCGCGCCTCGGCCCGCGTGGTGCGCGATGCCAGCGGCCAGGCAGAGCGGGTGATAGGCATCAATTTCGACATCACCGCCCGCAAGCGCGCCGAACTGGAGCTGGGGCAGACCAGCGCGCTGCTGTCCTCGGTGCTGGACTCGGCCTCCGAGGTGGCGGTGATTGGCACCGACATGGACCTGAAGATCACCGTCTTCAACATCGGTGCCCAGCGCCTGCTGGGCTATTCGGCGCAGGAGGTGGTGGGGCGCTGCACGCCGGAGATCTTCCACGACCCGGCCGAGATCGAGGCGCGGCTGCAGCAGCTGTCCCAGGAGACCGGCCGCACGGTGCGCGGCCGCGGCGTGTTCGTCGATCCGGCCGCCATTGGCCGCGAGCATGAATGGACCTATGTCGGCAAGAACGGCCAGCGCACCGAGGTGGCGGTGACCGTTACCGCCATGGTCGCCGCCGACGGCCAGCCGCTGGGCTATCTGGGCGTGGCCCATGACGTGACGCGGCAGAAGACCTATCAGAACTCGCTCAAGGTGGCGATGCAGAAGGCCGAGCAGGCCAATCTGGCCAAGAGCCAGTTCCTGGCCAACATGAGCCACGAGCTGCGCACGCCGATGAATGCCATCCTGGGCATGCTGCAGCTGCTGCAGAAGACACCGCTGACCACCCGCCAGTGGGACTACACGCGCAAGACCGAGGGGGCTGCACGCTCGCTGCTGGGCCTGCTCAACGACATCCTCGACTTCTCCAAGGTCGAGGCCGGCAAGATGAGCCTGGCGCCGCATCCCTTCCGCACCGACACCCTGCTGCGCGAGCTGTCGGTGATCTTGTCGGGCAATCTGGGCCGCAAGAACATCGAACTGGTGTTTGACATCGATCCCGCCCTGCCGCCGGTGCTGGTGGGCGATGCGCTGCGCCTGCAGCAGGTGCTGATCAACCTCGGCGGCAATGCGATCAAGTTCACCGAGCAGGGCGAGGTCGTGGTGGGTCTGCGCGTGCTCGAGCGCCTGCCCGGTGCGGTGCGCCTGCTGCTGCTGGTTCGCGACACCGGCATCGGCATTGCCGAGGCCGACCAGCGCCACATCTTCGAGGCCTTTGCCCAGGCGGAGGCCTCGACGACAAGGCGCTTCGGCGGCACCGGCCTGGGCCTGTCGATCAGCCAGCGCCTGGTGCAGATGATGGGCGGCGAGCTGCGCCTGAGCAGCGAGCCGGGCCGGGGCAGCAGCTTCCATTTCGAGCTCGAATTGCCGGTGGCCGAGGACGCGCTGCCACGGCTGGCCAACCGCGCCGATGCCGGCCCGCTGCGGGCGCTGATCGTCGATGACAACGCGATTGCCCGCGAGGTGCTGGGTGAAATGGCCCGGGCCATGCTGTGGCAGGTCGAGGTGGCCTCCAGCGGCCCCCAGGCGCTGGAGATGGTGCAGGCGCGCCTGGGCGGCCCGCAGGCCTATCAGCTGGTGCTGCTGGACTGGCAGATGCCCGGCATGGACGGCTGGGAGACCAATCAGCGCCTGCGCGAGCTCTGCGCGGCGCAGCCGATGCCGCTGGTGGTGATGATCACCGCCCATGGCCGCGAGATGCTGGCCGAGCGGGGCGCCGAGGAGCAGGCCCTGCTGCAAGGCTTTCTGGTCAAGCCGGTGACCGCCTCGATGCTGCTCGACGCGGTGGTCGACGCCCAGGCCCGTGCCGCCCAGCCGAGCCTGGTGCCGGCCCCTCCGCAGGCGCTGGGCACGCCGGCCGGTGCGGGGCGGCTGCAGAGGCTGCGCCTGCTGGTGGTGGAAGACAATGCCAACAACCGCCAGGTGGCTCAGGAACTGCTGCGTGACGAGGGCGCCGAGGTGCAGGTGGCCACCCAAGGCCAGGAGGGCGTGGACGCCGTGCTGGCCAGCCTGGCCCCCGGCGGACGGCCGTTCGACGCGGTGCTGATGGATGTGCAGATGCCGGTGCTCGATGGCTACGGCGCCACCGCAGCCATTCGTCGCCAGCCCGGCGCGCAGACCCTGCCCATCATCGCGATGACCGCCAACGCCATGCCGGCCGACCGCCAGGCCTGCCTGGACGCCGGCATGAGCGACCATGTCGGCAAGCCCTTCGATCTCGACCAACTGGTGGCTTGCCTGCTGCGCCACAAGACGCAGGGTGCGGTGCTGGCTGTGGCCGATGCGGCCCCGCCGCCCCCCGCGCAGCACTTCGATCTGGCCATCGATGTCGAGGCCGCGCTGGCCCGCATGGGCGGCAACCGGCGCATCTATCTGCGGGTGCTGGAGTCCTTCCAGCACAACCTGGCCCTGTTGCCGGATCAGTTGGCGGTGCTGCTCGGTGGCGGCGCCGCCAGCGCCTCAGAGCCGCTGGCCGAGGCCATGAATGCCCTGCACTCGCTGAAGGGCATTGCCGGCACGCTGGGCTTGAATGCGCTGGCCGACTGTGCCGCCGCGGCCGAGCAGACGCTGCGCCAGCCCATCGCCGAGGCCCAGGCCGCCGAGGTGCTGACCACCGTGCAGGCGGCCGTGCAGCAGGGCCTTCAGGACATCGCCGTGCTGCTGCCGGCGATGCGTGAACGTCAGGCCGAGGCTGCCGCCAAGTAA